A portion of the Gorilla gorilla gorilla isolate KB3781 chromosome X, NHGRI_mGorGor1-v2.1_pri, whole genome shotgun sequence genome contains these proteins:
- the TRPC5OS gene encoding putative uncharacterized protein TRPC5OS, protein MDSVSIHVLIDGLVACVAQLIRIADELLQFILQVQEVPYVEENGRAEETEADAPLPEEPSLPDLPDLSDLDSILTPREDEDLMFDIDQAMLDMDNLYEDTVSGINDDLTGD, encoded by the coding sequence ATGGATTCTGTGTCAATTCATGTACTCATTGATGGACTTGTTGCTTGTGTAGCCCAGTTAATAagaatagctgatgagcttttacAATTCATTCTACAAGTACAAGAAGTTCCTTATGTAGAAGAAAACGGTAGAGCAGAAGAGACTGAAGCAGATGCACCTCTTCCCGAGGAGCCTTCGCTACCGGATCTCCCTGATCTCTCAGACTTAGACTCAATACTTACACCAAGAGAGGATGAAGACCTAATGTTTGATATAGATCAGGCTATGTTAGACATGGATAACTTATATGAAGATACAGTCTCTGGTATAAATGATGACTTAACAGGTGACTAA